A genome region from Marinobacter panjinensis includes the following:
- a CDS encoding efflux RND transporter periplasmic adaptor subunit, translated as MKPLVRRLGFLAGLWCFALSQVQAQDRPGVELEQVETSDIISEVSLNGTVNALRTSRLSTAVAGLVEDVRVETGGRVARGDLLMSLDDEQAEFELESARAEASEARVRLEEAQRRLTEARSVGAGRNIAATEVSARESEVAATEAALARLRAEEKRRQVLLDRHRIEAPFDGVISYRASDLGEWVTPGDELLTLVDITNLRLDFRVPQDYYQRITDASELLVQAKGPDQKPVPVTIESLLPVSDSRARTFLLRATGPEELKVLPGMAVQATLRVSTGEQGLTVSRDAINRYPDGRVTVWIAEPADEDLYEVREKRVEVGSSFDNRMEILSGLDGDEHVVIRGNESLEDGARVRLAERGSR; from the coding sequence GTGAAACCACTCGTCAGGCGACTGGGCTTTCTGGCCGGATTGTGGTGTTTTGCGCTATCGCAGGTCCAGGCGCAGGATCGCCCCGGGGTTGAACTGGAGCAGGTTGAAACCTCCGATATCATCAGCGAAGTCAGCCTGAACGGTACCGTCAATGCCCTGCGTACCTCCCGGCTGTCCACGGCGGTGGCTGGGCTTGTTGAGGATGTGCGGGTCGAAACCGGGGGCAGGGTTGCCCGGGGCGATCTGTTGATGAGTCTGGACGATGAACAGGCTGAGTTCGAGCTCGAAAGCGCCCGTGCGGAGGCGTCAGAAGCCCGTGTCCGGTTGGAGGAGGCGCAACGCCGGCTGACCGAAGCCCGTTCGGTGGGGGCAGGCCGTAATATTGCGGCGACAGAAGTCAGCGCCCGCGAGAGCGAGGTTGCCGCCACGGAGGCCGCCCTTGCTCGTTTGCGTGCCGAAGAAAAACGGCGCCAGGTTTTACTGGACCGTCATCGCATTGAAGCGCCGTTCGATGGTGTTATCAGCTACCGTGCCAGTGACCTGGGAGAGTGGGTGACGCCTGGCGACGAGTTGCTGACTCTGGTGGATATCACCAACCTCAGGCTGGATTTTCGGGTACCCCAAGATTATTACCAGCGCATCACCGACGCTTCCGAACTACTGGTTCAGGCCAAAGGTCCGGACCAGAAACCGGTTCCGGTCACCATCGAATCCCTGTTGCCGGTCAGCGATAGCCGTGCCAGAACGTTCCTGCTGCGGGCCACCGGGCCGGAAGAGCTGAAGGTTCTGCCCGGCATGGCGGTGCAGGCAACACTGCGGGTCTCCACCGGTGAACAGGGCCTTACCGTTTCCCGGGATGCCATTAACCGCTATCCCGACGGCCGCGTCACAGTGTGGATCGCCGAGCCGGCAGATGAAGACCTCTATGAAGTGCGTGAAAAACGGGTGGAAGTGGGCTCCAGCTTTGATAACCGCATGGAGATTCTCAGTGGTCTTGATGGCGACGAGCACGTGGTGATCCGCGGCAATGAATCCCTGGAGGATGGCGCCAGGGTGCGGCTAGCCGAACGGGGATCGCGCTGA
- a CDS encoding metal-dependent hydrolase, with protein MLRTKTTESRPVARTPDNVAIKPQRMGFEFGEKVPHYWLDNSYTLSHTMNALSVLFPQGEQFFVDSVRYFQDQIKDPKLKKDVRGFIGQEAMHSLEHKSMNQHVRDQGMPVEELEEHLEVVLGIAKKLPERHQLAITCALEHMTAMMADMLLARDDVREDMHETMRPLWVWHAIEETEHKAVAYDVFNQAGGTYAERTFYLAFSTAALGVMSSYFTTRMMLNDRKNFSMKDSARGLWQMWGKNGTFSSLIPTWLEYFKPGFHPWDHDNSELIARFKEQINEYIAPEYRKGNRRTIQ; from the coding sequence ATGCTGAGAACCAAAACCACTGAGTCCAGGCCGGTTGCCCGCACACCGGACAACGTTGCCATCAAGCCTCAACGCATGGGTTTCGAGTTCGGGGAGAAAGTGCCGCACTACTGGCTGGACAACAGCTACACCCTGAGCCACACCATGAACGCTCTTTCTGTGCTGTTTCCACAGGGCGAACAGTTTTTCGTGGATTCGGTCCGCTACTTCCAGGACCAGATCAAGGACCCCAAGCTGAAAAAGGACGTGCGGGGCTTTATCGGCCAGGAGGCCATGCATTCCCTGGAGCACAAATCCATGAACCAGCATGTGCGGGATCAGGGTATGCCGGTGGAAGAGCTGGAAGAGCATCTGGAAGTGGTGCTGGGCATTGCCAAAAAGCTGCCTGAACGCCATCAGCTGGCCATCACCTGTGCCCTGGAGCACATGACGGCGATGATGGCGGACATGCTGCTGGCGCGGGATGACGTACGCGAAGACATGCACGAGACCATGCGCCCGCTGTGGGTATGGCATGCCATTGAGGAAACCGAGCACAAGGCGGTGGCCTACGATGTGTTCAACCAGGCCGGTGGCACCTACGCCGAACGTACCTTTTACCTGGCCTTCAGCACGGCGGCACTGGGTGTAATGAGCAGCTACTTCACCACTCGGATGATGCTGAACGACCGTAAGAACTTTTCAATGAAGGACAGCGCCCGTGGTCTGTGGCAGATGTGGGGCAAGAACGGAACCTTTTCCAGCCTGATCCCTACCTGGCTGGAGTACTTCAAGCCTGGCTTCCACCCCTGGGACCATGACAACAGTGAGCTGATCGCCCGGTTCAAGGAACAGATCAACGAGTATATTGCGCCCGAGTATCGTAAGGGGAATCGTCGGACCATCCAGTGA
- a CDS encoding helix-turn-helix transcriptional regulator translates to MANPGPEKQRQMLGVFLVPGVYLRVLADVVRQLGYNDRSLYEGMDVAPHDLKSNDSRVFVTDAIVMVERALDLAGKDGLSFMLARELRVTIHGTLGFAALTSPTLAGALDSVRRYLQLRVPFLTMTLTDTGDHVLVRLRSEFDVPTQYRFLAETVSATLMMLAEQLIDREDAEKQGFALVDGKLPGVKVQLTSPEPAYYRKFASQLPVPFEYGQPEETMVFPKGLLDTRMRLADAEASRMARDQCEFELQKALKDQGDITYAIRNMLHMMPGPLPSLEAMAERFCVSSRTLKRRLAEKDTTYREIVEAVLKDRAIQLLRYTNQSVSEIAYELGYADLSNFSRAFRKWTGKSASEFREGGLDPAPEVGP, encoded by the coding sequence ATGGCGAACCCGGGCCCGGAAAAACAACGGCAGATGCTGGGAGTGTTCCTGGTTCCCGGTGTGTATCTGCGGGTGCTGGCGGATGTGGTGCGACAACTGGGTTACAACGACCGCAGCCTTTATGAGGGCATGGACGTTGCTCCCCATGACCTGAAGTCCAACGACAGCCGGGTGTTCGTCACCGACGCCATTGTGATGGTAGAGCGGGCCCTGGATCTGGCCGGTAAAGACGGCCTGAGCTTCATGCTGGCCCGCGAACTGCGGGTCACCATTCACGGCACACTCGGTTTTGCCGCTCTGACCAGCCCCACGCTGGCAGGTGCCCTGGATTCGGTGCGGCGCTACCTGCAACTGCGGGTGCCGTTCCTGACCATGACCCTTACCGACACCGGTGACCATGTGCTGGTGCGGTTACGGTCCGAGTTCGACGTACCTACCCAGTACCGCTTCCTGGCAGAAACCGTGAGCGCCACCCTGATGATGCTGGCAGAGCAACTGATCGACCGCGAAGATGCGGAAAAACAGGGATTTGCGCTGGTGGATGGCAAACTTCCCGGTGTGAAAGTGCAACTGACATCACCGGAACCGGCCTACTACCGCAAATTCGCTTCCCAGCTGCCGGTGCCGTTCGAATACGGCCAGCCGGAAGAAACCATGGTGTTCCCCAAGGGCCTGCTGGACACCCGGATGCGGCTGGCGGATGCAGAGGCATCCCGGATGGCCCGGGACCAGTGCGAGTTCGAGCTGCAAAAAGCCCTGAAAGACCAGGGCGACATCACCTATGCCATCCGCAACATGCTCCACATGATGCCGGGCCCACTGCCCTCCCTGGAGGCCATGGCCGAACGTTTCTGCGTATCGTCCCGAACCCTGAAGCGGCGGCTGGCCGAAAAGGACACCACTTACCGGGAGATAGTGGAAGCCGTACTGAAAGACCGCGCCATTCAGCTGTTGCGCTACACCAACCAGTCAGTCAGCGAGATCGCCTACGAGCTGGGCTACGCCGACCTGTCCAATTTCAGCCGCGCCTTCCGCAAGTGGACCGGCAAGTCCGCCAGCGAATTCCGCGAAGGCGGTCTGGACCCGGCTCCTGAAGTTGGGCCTTGA
- a CDS encoding SPFH domain-containing protein, translating to MESVISPGLVISLILVVIGIFIIAKGLVIVRQSEVMVIERLGSFNRVLESGVNIIIPFIERPRAIIMTRYVRIGDEYHPSSSFETRIDRRETVMDFPGQPVVTTDNVTVNINGALYYQIIDPRRAVYEVANMSQAVEVLAKTTLRSVVGKMELDKLFESRSEVNNAIQAEMEEAASKWGVKLTRVEVQDISMPEEVEEAMRLQMAAERKRRATVTEAEGEKSAAIAMAQGQRESAILNAEGDKESAILRAQGEQESIRLVLSAIGDTEDNKQTVIGYLLGQSYIKVLPNMAKDGERVFVPYESSALLGSMGMFRELAGSPEDIVRQSVKQDGLRGGMVASAGNS from the coding sequence ATGGAATCGGTTATTTCCCCCGGGCTGGTTATCAGCCTCATTCTCGTGGTCATTGGCATTTTCATCATCGCCAAGGGCCTGGTTATCGTGCGCCAGTCCGAGGTGATGGTTATCGAACGGCTGGGTTCATTCAACCGGGTCCTGGAAAGCGGCGTGAACATCATCATTCCGTTCATTGAGCGCCCCCGCGCCATCATCATGACCCGCTACGTCCGCATCGGCGACGAGTACCATCCCAGCAGCAGCTTCGAAACCCGGATTGATCGCCGTGAAACGGTCATGGATTTCCCCGGCCAGCCGGTAGTGACCACCGACAACGTAACCGTGAACATCAATGGTGCGCTGTATTACCAGATCATTGACCCGCGCCGAGCGGTGTACGAAGTGGCCAACATGAGCCAGGCCGTGGAGGTACTGGCAAAAACCACACTGCGTTCCGTAGTGGGCAAGATGGAGCTGGACAAGCTGTTCGAATCCCGCAGTGAAGTAAACAACGCCATTCAGGCGGAGATGGAAGAAGCCGCTTCAAAATGGGGTGTAAAACTGACCCGCGTTGAGGTTCAGGACATCAGTATGCCCGAAGAGGTGGAAGAGGCCATGCGCCTGCAGATGGCCGCCGAGCGAAAGCGCCGTGCCACGGTCACCGAGGCCGAGGGTGAGAAGTCCGCCGCCATTGCCATGGCACAGGGCCAGCGTGAATCGGCCATTCTCAATGCCGAGGGTGACAAGGAATCCGCGATCCTGCGCGCCCAGGGTGAGCAGGAGTCCATCCGGTTGGTGCTCAGCGCCATAGGCGATACCGAGGACAACAAGCAGACCGTTATCGGCTACCTGCTGGGTCAGAGCTACATCAAGGTGCTGCCCAATATGGCCAAGGACGGCGAGCGTGTCTTCGTGCCTTACGAATCCTCCGCTCTGCTGGGCTCCATGGGCATGTTCCGGGAACTGGCCGGCAGCCCCGAGGATATCGTACGCCAGAGCGTAAAGCAGGATGGCCTGCGCGGTGGCATGGTGGCTTCAGCCGGAAACAGCTGA
- the yfbR gene encoding 5'-deoxynucleotidase codes for MSRPLSHFFAYVSRLRWIRRWGLMRNAIEENVATHSWEVATLAHALAIIRNRHFGGQVDVDRIAAAALYHDATEVITGDMPTPVKYHSRVMREAFGDIEHKAEGELLALLPDDLRDEFDPYIRESRWAPEEKELIKAADRLSALLKCQAEMQAGNKEFEPAAGHILKKLEEEGLPEVMYFLEVFAPGYQQPLDSLLE; via the coding sequence ATGAGCCGCCCTCTCAGCCATTTTTTTGCCTACGTATCACGGCTTCGCTGGATCAGACGCTGGGGATTGATGCGCAACGCCATCGAAGAGAACGTTGCCACCCATTCCTGGGAGGTAGCAACCCTGGCCCATGCCCTTGCGATTATCCGCAACCGGCACTTTGGCGGGCAAGTGGATGTTGACCGGATTGCGGCAGCAGCGCTCTATCACGATGCCACCGAAGTCATAACGGGTGATATGCCAACACCGGTCAAATACCACTCCAGGGTCATGCGGGAAGCTTTTGGGGACATAGAGCACAAAGCGGAGGGCGAATTGCTGGCTCTGTTACCTGACGATCTCCGTGATGAATTTGATCCCTACATCCGCGAATCCCGTTGGGCACCGGAAGAAAAGGAGCTGATCAAGGCAGCGGACCGGCTGTCGGCACTGTTGAAATGCCAGGCGGAAATGCAGGCGGGTAACAAGGAATTCGAGCCAGCCGCAGGTCACATCCTGAAAAAGCTGGAAGAAGAGGGCTTGCCGGAAGTGATGTACTTTCTGGAGGTGTTTGCACCGGGTTACCAGCAGCCGCTCGACAGCCTTCTGGAATAA
- a CDS encoding NINE protein — protein MEINQDTHSKLIGYLLWIFGFLGAHRFYYGKPITGTIWFFTLGLLFIGWFIDLFLIPAMDREADIRYESGEVSYNIGWILLTFLGVFGLHRMYMGKWITGILYLLTGGLFLVGVLYDFWTLNDQISQRNREVRFG, from the coding sequence ATGGAAATCAACCAGGATACCCACAGCAAACTCATCGGCTACCTGCTCTGGATCTTCGGATTCCTGGGGGCACACCGGTTCTACTATGGCAAGCCGATTACCGGCACCATCTGGTTCTTTACGCTCGGGCTGCTGTTTATCGGCTGGTTCATCGACCTGTTCCTGATCCCCGCCATGGACCGGGAAGCCGACATACGGTATGAGTCCGGTGAAGTGAGTTACAACATTGGCTGGATTCTGCTGACCTTCCTGGGGGTGTTTGGGCTCCACCGGATGTACATGGGCAAGTGGATCACCGGGATCCTCTACCTGCTCACCGGTGGTTTGTTCCTGGTGGGCGTGCTCTATGATTTCTGGACGCTGAATGACCAGATTTCGCAGCGTAACCGGGAAGTAAGGTTCGGTTAA
- a CDS encoding SDR family NAD(P)-dependent oxidoreductase, with translation MKDLNNRVAVVTGAGSGIGRALAVALAAKGCRLALSDVNEAGLAETAAECSAAEVRTYRLDVSDRDAIYAHADQVVSDFGQVNLVINNAGVALSASVREMTDEDFKWIMDIDFWGVAHASRAFLPHLIASGDGHVVNISSVFGLIGVPKQSAYNAAKFAVRGFTESLRQEMKLEEQPVAVSCVHPGGIRTNIANSARMGKSENADAQRKGFDKIAMTTPEKAATTIVKGILKDESRILVGPDAWGIDALNRVLGSAYQPLVERFSRKNLYI, from the coding sequence ATGAAGGATCTGAACAACAGGGTAGCTGTGGTAACCGGCGCGGGTTCCGGTATTGGGCGGGCACTGGCCGTGGCACTGGCGGCAAAGGGCTGTCGTCTGGCGCTGTCGGACGTCAACGAAGCTGGTCTTGCCGAAACGGCGGCCGAATGCAGCGCTGCCGAGGTCAGAACCTACCGCCTGGATGTGTCGGACCGTGATGCGATCTATGCCCACGCAGATCAGGTAGTGAGCGACTTCGGACAGGTCAATCTGGTGATCAACAATGCCGGGGTGGCCCTGTCGGCCAGTGTGCGGGAAATGACGGACGAGGACTTCAAGTGGATCATGGATATCGATTTCTGGGGCGTGGCCCATGCCAGCCGGGCATTTCTGCCGCACCTGATTGCCTCCGGGGACGGCCACGTGGTTAATATTTCCAGTGTGTTTGGCCTGATTGGCGTACCCAAACAGAGCGCTTATAATGCAGCCAAGTTCGCCGTTCGCGGCTTCACCGAGTCCCTGCGCCAGGAAATGAAGCTGGAAGAGCAGCCGGTCGCAGTGAGTTGCGTACACCCCGGTGGTATCCGCACCAATATTGCCAATTCGGCCCGCATGGGCAAGTCCGAGAATGCCGACGCCCAGCGCAAGGGGTTCGACAAGATTGCCATGACCACACCGGAAAAAGCGGCCACGACCATAGTGAAAGGCATCCTGAAGGATGAATCCCGCATTCTCGTGGGGCCCGATGCCTGGGGCATTGATGCCCTGAACCGGGTGCTCGGGTCAGCCTATCAACCTCTGGTGGAGCGGTTTTCCCGCAAAAACCTCTACATCTGA
- a CDS encoding GGDEF domain-containing protein, whose translation MKTPQHPDLGASLEQSRSGLRDTHRRSLMRALFLVTGSALVIFGSLQIFNGYLWLAAGEFVASGVLFLGVARINRTPHLQGWIYGYLVTGFSFFLLIMLVPDASVTAFVWVLMMPVLAYLLLGKKEGFFLSVPFMVAGCVAFYFHLEFIANARSMIDLLNMVLCAVLMLGFIHLYETRREEAERKLFTLAQTDGLTGLSNRASFQSILGRTLAESKRSGSGFALVIMDIDYFKIVNDTMGHDAGDQVLRDISRRLTERLRTTDSVGRLGGEEFGLILRDVKPEDSFELMDELRQRIADSELCYGEAVIRVTASFGIAHYPDHGTEAETLFRTADRCLFSCKRAGRNMVARAGVSAVKGSRIADGPV comes from the coding sequence ATGAAAACACCACAGCACCCGGACCTTGGTGCGTCGCTTGAGCAAAGCCGCTCAGGGCTGCGGGACACCCATCGCCGCTCACTGATGCGGGCGCTGTTTCTGGTAACCGGTTCCGCCCTGGTTATTTTCGGCAGCCTGCAGATTTTCAACGGCTACCTCTGGCTCGCAGCCGGGGAGTTTGTTGCCAGTGGGGTGTTGTTCCTTGGAGTCGCCCGGATCAACCGGACGCCGCATCTGCAGGGCTGGATATACGGTTACCTGGTCACCGGATTTTCCTTCTTTCTGCTGATCATGCTGGTGCCCGACGCCTCGGTAACCGCCTTCGTCTGGGTGCTGATGATGCCGGTCCTGGCCTATCTCCTTCTCGGCAAGAAGGAAGGCTTCTTTCTCAGTGTGCCTTTCATGGTAGCGGGCTGTGTCGCCTTTTATTTCCACCTGGAATTCATTGCCAACGCACGGAGCATGATTGACCTGCTGAACATGGTGCTCTGCGCCGTGCTGATGCTGGGGTTCATCCATCTCTACGAAACCCGCCGCGAAGAAGCTGAACGGAAACTGTTCACCCTGGCGCAGACTGACGGCCTAACCGGCCTTTCCAACCGCGCCAGTTTCCAGAGCATCCTGGGCCGGACCCTCGCCGAGAGCAAACGCAGCGGTTCCGGGTTTGCACTGGTGATCATGGATATCGACTACTTCAAAATCGTCAATGACACCATGGGCCATGACGCAGGAGACCAGGTGCTGCGTGACATCAGTCGCCGCCTGACCGAACGTCTTCGCACTACCGACTCCGTTGGACGATTGGGTGGGGAGGAATTCGGGTTAATTCTGCGGGACGTGAAGCCGGAGGATTCTTTCGAACTGATGGACGAACTGCGCCAGCGCATTGCTGACAGCGAACTTTGCTATGGCGAAGCCGTTATCCGGGTAACAGCGTCTTTCGGTATTGCCCACTACCCCGACCACGGCACCGAAGCCGAGACACTCTTCCGGACCGCTGATCGCTGTCTCTTCAGCTGCAAACGCGCCGGACGCAACATGGTTGCCAGAGCCGGTGTGTCTGCCGTTAAAGGGTCGCGTATTGCGGACGGACCTGTTTGA
- a CDS encoding NfeD family protein, producing the protein MEWSLTHFWLILALVLSLAELTSGVLVLLALGIAAALTALLTVLGAPFEWQLVGMGVFSGILVPVAIRWIKPRFSPKGVAYGTTGTGVEQGRPYRTVKRDFDGASGIKVNGDFYRLRTSDTDMTELPQGTDVIFERFDGTTAVVHTINHKEQ; encoded by the coding sequence ATGGAATGGAGTCTTACGCATTTCTGGCTGATTCTCGCCCTCGTGCTGAGCCTCGCGGAGCTGACGTCTGGCGTACTGGTCCTGCTGGCTCTGGGTATCGCGGCCGCGCTGACGGCACTGCTGACTGTTCTGGGTGCTCCGTTTGAGTGGCAACTGGTGGGCATGGGCGTGTTTTCCGGCATTCTGGTGCCCGTCGCCATTCGCTGGATCAAGCCACGATTTTCACCAAAAGGCGTGGCATACGGGACCACCGGCACGGGTGTCGAGCAGGGCAGGCCGTACAGGACGGTGAAGCGGGATTTTGACGGCGCCAGCGGCATTAAAGTCAACGGCGATTTCTACCGCCTGCGCACCAGCGATACCGACATGACCGAGTTGCCGCAAGGCACCGACGTCATTTTCGAACGTTTTGACGGCACCACCGCCGTTGTTCATACGATCAATCACAAGGAGCAGTAA
- a CDS encoding transporter substrate-binding domain-containing protein, whose protein sequence is MNFRRLLKTALPYLCLPVALGFATGVSSETEIAVGVYDFPPLAAVRENTRVEGLLGELLTELETADREITFRIVHTSPKRRHLDFEAGLYDVIFFESLNWGWESRPVAATRPVLTDEDVYVALDKPGRDQSFFDNVADRAIVAISGYHYGFAGLSTDNADLQERFQIEFSHSHERNLNLIKADRPSLAEVAIINRSYIQMHLEQHPEDRARFLVSEMADQTYQLRIMARKGGPITAATLERLLLPLIEDGRYQRMVERHGLQVPSELAGR, encoded by the coding sequence TTGAACTTCAGACGCCTGCTTAAAACCGCCCTTCCGTATCTCTGCCTGCCTGTGGCCCTGGGTTTTGCAACCGGCGTCTCGTCGGAGACCGAGATCGCTGTCGGCGTCTATGATTTCCCACCTCTGGCTGCCGTGCGTGAAAACACCAGGGTAGAAGGTTTGCTGGGCGAGCTCCTTACCGAACTTGAAACTGCTGATCGGGAGATCACCTTTCGCATCGTACACACCTCTCCCAAGCGCAGGCACCTGGATTTTGAGGCAGGATTATACGACGTCATCTTCTTTGAGAGCCTGAACTGGGGTTGGGAGTCCCGGCCTGTCGCTGCCACCCGCCCGGTATTGACGGACGAAGACGTCTACGTAGCCCTCGACAAGCCCGGTCGGGATCAGAGCTTTTTCGATAATGTTGCTGACCGGGCTATTGTGGCCATCTCCGGTTACCACTATGGTTTTGCGGGCCTGTCCACAGACAACGCCGATCTGCAAGAACGCTTCCAGATTGAATTTTCCCACAGTCACGAGCGTAACCTGAATCTGATAAAGGCCGACCGGCCGTCGCTGGCGGAAGTGGCAATCATCAACCGCTCGTATATCCAGATGCATCTGGAGCAACACCCGGAGGACAGGGCTCGATTCCTGGTATCCGAAATGGCTGACCAGACCTATCAGCTCCGCATCATGGCCCGCAAAGGCGGGCCGATAACGGCCGCGACTTTGGAGCGGCTGTTATTACCGTTGATTGAAGACGGGCGTTATCAGCGGATGGTTGAGCGCCACGGGCTCCAGGTACCGTCCGAACTGGCTGGGCGCTGA
- a CDS encoding WS/DGAT/MGAT family O-acyltransferase — protein sequence MKPLSPIDQVFLWLEKRQQPMHVGGLQLFSFPEDAPDDYVAQLADQLREQCTVTPPFDRRLNNRFGQPFWVEDEHLDLEHHFRFEALPTPGRIRELLAFVSAEHSHLMDRERPMWEFHLIEGLKDRQFAVYIKIHHSLVDGVSAMRLFQRMLSQDPEQRNMPPIWSLPLRSGNKNDDNGPSMWRNVAHLLGESGKQLGTVPAVSKALLSTVNRARKDPAYDSIFHAPQCVLNGKITGSRRFAAQSYCLKRIKAVCKAYETTVNDVVMAMCATALRTYLMNQDALPEKPLVAMVPVSLRKDDSSGGNQVGIILASLGTHLNDAAERLRYIHEDVKASKERYANMSSEEILNYTALLLAPAGFNLLTGLAPKWQTFNVVISNVPGPKEPSYWNGARLEGMYPVSIAMDRIALNMTLTSYCDQVEFGLIGCRRTLPSLQRMLDYLEEGLAELESAAGI from the coding sequence GTGAAACCACTGAGCCCGATAGACCAGGTGTTTCTGTGGCTGGAAAAACGCCAGCAACCCATGCACGTTGGTGGCCTGCAGCTGTTCTCGTTCCCTGAAGATGCACCGGATGACTATGTCGCACAGCTGGCAGACCAGTTGCGGGAACAATGTACGGTGACCCCTCCGTTCGACCGGCGCCTGAACAACCGGTTCGGCCAACCATTCTGGGTGGAAGACGAGCATCTGGACCTGGAGCACCATTTCCGGTTTGAAGCTCTGCCTACCCCGGGCCGTATCCGGGAATTGCTGGCGTTCGTCTCCGCAGAACACAGCCACCTGATGGACCGGGAACGGCCGATGTGGGAGTTCCACCTCATTGAGGGCCTGAAAGACCGACAGTTCGCCGTTTATATCAAGATACACCACTCCCTGGTGGATGGCGTTTCCGCCATGCGGCTGTTCCAGCGCATGCTGTCCCAGGACCCGGAACAGCGGAACATGCCCCCGATATGGTCACTGCCGCTGCGCAGCGGCAACAAAAATGACGACAACGGCCCGTCCATGTGGCGCAACGTCGCCCATCTGCTGGGGGAGTCCGGTAAACAGCTGGGCACGGTGCCGGCTGTGTCCAAGGCACTGTTGAGTACCGTCAACCGCGCGCGAAAGGACCCCGCCTACGACTCCATCTTCCACGCCCCCCAATGTGTGCTCAACGGCAAGATCACCGGCTCACGACGCTTCGCGGCCCAGTCCTATTGCCTCAAGCGCATCAAGGCGGTGTGCAAGGCCTACGAAACAACAGTCAATGACGTGGTCATGGCCATGTGCGCCACGGCACTGCGAACCTACCTGATGAACCAGGATGCCCTGCCGGAGAAGCCACTGGTGGCGATGGTGCCCGTCTCCCTGCGCAAGGATGACAGCTCGGGCGGGAACCAGGTGGGCATCATCCTGGCGTCGCTGGGCACTCATCTGAACGACGCGGCTGAGCGGTTGCGCTATATCCATGAAGACGTGAAAGCTTCCAAAGAGCGCTACGCCAACATGTCTTCAGAGGAAATCCTGAACTACACCGCTTTGTTGCTGGCACCGGCAGGCTTCAACCTGCTGACCGGCCTGGCGCCGAAGTGGCAGACCTTCAACGTGGTCATATCCAACGTACCCGGGCCAAAGGAACCCAGTTACTGGAACGGAGCGAGACTTGAGGGGATGTATCCGGTGTCCATCGCCATGGACCGGATTGCCCTGAACATGACCCTGACCAGCTATTGCGACCAGGTAGAATTCGGCCTGATCGGCTGCCGCCGCACCCTCCCCAGCCTGCAGCGAATGCTGGACTACCTGGAAGAGGGCCTGGCCGAACTGGAAAGCGCAGCCGGGATTTGA